A genomic stretch from Kribbella jejuensis includes:
- a CDS encoding carbohydrate ABC transporter permease translates to MNGLETRRRPARIMLWTGLAAVLVLYGFPFLYLLLTSFKTPLDAIAVPPHVLPSQWTLTNYVAALSKEGVVPALINSVATAVLSTAFSLLMGVPAAYAITRYRTPSGRIFVIAALITRMVPTIAIGAPLVETMRRIGISDTTIGLAIAHTTISLPLSIWLMSSFFEAVPGELEEAAKVDGSSRLQAFRYVVLPVVSGGLAVTAIFAFLASWNEFLFALLLTSVRAQTTPIVIANFQTQFGLDWGGMTALSAVYSVPVVLLTLALQRHIVAGLTLGAVKG, encoded by the coding sequence ATGAACGGTCTCGAAACCCGTCGCCGCCCGGCGCGGATCATGCTCTGGACCGGGCTCGCCGCTGTCCTGGTGCTCTACGGCTTTCCGTTCCTCTACCTGTTGCTGACGTCGTTCAAGACGCCGCTGGACGCGATCGCCGTACCTCCACACGTCCTGCCGTCGCAGTGGACGCTGACCAACTACGTCGCCGCGCTGAGCAAGGAAGGCGTCGTACCGGCACTCATCAACAGCGTCGCGACCGCGGTCCTCAGTACCGCGTTCTCGCTGCTGATGGGCGTACCGGCGGCGTACGCGATCACCCGCTACCGGACGCCGAGCGGCCGGATCTTCGTGATCGCGGCACTGATCACCCGGATGGTGCCGACGATCGCGATCGGCGCGCCGCTGGTCGAGACGATGCGCCGGATCGGCATCTCCGACACCACGATCGGCCTGGCGATCGCGCACACCACGATCTCGTTGCCGCTGTCGATCTGGCTGATGTCGAGCTTCTTCGAGGCGGTTCCGGGCGAACTCGAGGAAGCCGCCAAGGTCGACGGCAGCAGCCGGCTGCAGGCGTTCCGGTACGTCGTGCTGCCGGTCGTCTCCGGTGGACTCGCGGTGACCGCCATCTTCGCCTTCCTCGCGTCTTGGAACGAGTTCCTGTTCGCACTCCTGCTCACGTCGGTGCGGGCGCAGACCACGCCGATCGTGATCGCCAACTTCCAGACCCAGTTCGGCCTGGACTGGGGCGGGATGACCGCGCTCTCGGCGGTGTACTCGGTCCCGGTCGTCCTGCTCACCCTCGCCCTGCAGCGGCACATCGTCGCCGGCCTCACCCTCGGTGCGGTCAAGGGCTGA
- a CDS encoding LacI family DNA-binding transcriptional regulator: MPEEEVVMAKVGIRDVARAAGVSVTTVSHVLNETPHTRTSEATRERVRSVARDLGYTPNRLARGLRTRTSDMIGLLTEEIATTPHAGRIILGAQEEASRHNLTLAIINSHLDAGADARRADARALIERQVDGIIYATVFHHEVSVPRELRAVPAVLIGALDKQGVVPAVLPDEASGAVDLVALLVDSGHRRIAFANSSIDVPATQGRLAGYLRGLAAAGLPQDDRLIASGVSEAIGGYSASLELLDRADRPTAIFCYNDRMAMGAYRAAQELGLRVPDDLSIVGFDDQAPIAGSVHPALTTVALPHYEMGAWAVATLTRLIQSSSKTWYRSTHPTWLPCPVVVRESVAPVNP, encoded by the coding sequence ATGCCTGAGGAGGAGGTGGTCATGGCCAAGGTGGGCATCCGCGATGTCGCGCGCGCCGCCGGTGTGTCCGTGACGACGGTCTCGCACGTACTGAACGAGACGCCGCACACCCGGACGAGCGAGGCGACCCGCGAGCGGGTGCGATCGGTCGCGCGCGACCTCGGGTACACCCCGAACCGGCTCGCCCGCGGCCTGCGCACCCGGACCTCGGACATGATCGGGCTGCTCACCGAGGAGATCGCCACCACCCCGCACGCCGGCCGGATCATCCTCGGCGCGCAGGAGGAGGCGAGCCGGCACAACCTCACGCTCGCGATCATCAACTCGCACCTGGACGCCGGCGCGGACGCCCGCCGCGCCGACGCCCGGGCGCTGATCGAGCGTCAGGTCGACGGGATCATCTACGCCACGGTGTTCCACCACGAGGTGTCGGTGCCGCGCGAACTGCGCGCGGTACCGGCGGTGTTGATAGGAGCCCTGGACAAGCAGGGCGTCGTACCGGCTGTCCTGCCCGACGAGGCCAGCGGTGCGGTCGATCTCGTCGCGCTGCTGGTCGACTCCGGGCATCGGCGGATCGCCTTCGCGAACTCGAGCATCGACGTGCCGGCCACCCAGGGCCGGCTGGCCGGCTACCTGCGCGGCCTCGCGGCGGCGGGCCTCCCGCAGGACGACCGGCTGATCGCCTCCGGGGTCTCGGAGGCGATCGGCGGCTACTCGGCCAGTCTGGAGTTGCTGGATCGGGCCGACCGGCCGACCGCGATCTTCTGCTACAACGACCGGATGGCGATGGGCGCCTACCGGGCCGCGCAGGAGCTCGGGCTGCGGGTCCCCGACGACCTGTCGATCGTCGGGTTCGACGACCAGGCGCCGATCGCGGGCAGCGTCCATCCGGCGCTCACGACCGTCGCCCTGCCGCACTACGAGATGGGCGCCTGGGCGGTGGCCACCTTGACCCGGTTGATCCAGAGCAGCAGCAAGACCTGGTACCGCTCGACCCACCCGACCTGGCTACCCTGCCCGGTCGTCGTGCGCGAGTCTGTCGCCCCGGTCAACCCCTGA
- a CDS encoding glycoside hydrolase family 32 protein codes for MTRVAAFLAAVLAFTGLTVLPTATAGSPSDYPEYPYAATDYTEPFRGQFHFSPQNGFMNDINAPLYYRGVYHLFFQHNPHGLGWDAAVHWGHATSTDLVHWTQQPISLEPGVQNATLWSGSGWVDVNNVTGLKTGSDDPILLFTNTDGVSIAYSTDGAKTFQMYNGGAKVITDPVESRDPKVQWDPQHNRWELVTFRAGTGAAFYTSTNLLDWTYRGAYSAGWFVECPDLYQLPIDGNTNNQKWVLQDASGEYVIGSLDANGLFVADSTTQQRMEWGVSGAAFPPSTWYASQTFNQLPNGRIVQLGWQPSNAGVTWTGNASFPVELGLKTYPEGLRITRNPVSEIAGIRTSTQTWGTRTITTAPATDPFTGISADTYEINAQFDLTGATA; via the coding sequence ATGACCCGCGTCGCTGCCTTCCTGGCGGCGGTTCTTGCGTTCACCGGGTTGACAGTGCTGCCGACCGCGACGGCCGGCAGCCCGTCGGACTATCCCGAGTACCCGTACGCCGCCACCGACTACACCGAACCGTTCCGCGGGCAGTTCCACTTCAGCCCGCAGAACGGATTCATGAACGACATCAACGCCCCGCTGTACTACCGCGGGGTCTACCACCTCTTCTTCCAGCACAACCCGCACGGACTCGGCTGGGACGCGGCGGTGCACTGGGGCCACGCGACGAGTACCGACCTCGTGCACTGGACGCAGCAACCGATCAGCCTCGAGCCGGGTGTGCAGAACGCCACTCTGTGGTCAGGGTCGGGCTGGGTGGACGTGAACAACGTGACCGGGCTCAAGACCGGGTCCGACGACCCGATCCTGCTCTTCACCAACACCGACGGTGTCAGCATCGCGTACTCGACCGACGGCGCGAAGACGTTCCAGATGTACAACGGTGGGGCGAAGGTGATCACCGATCCGGTCGAGAGCCGCGATCCGAAGGTGCAGTGGGATCCGCAGCACAACCGCTGGGAACTGGTGACGTTCCGGGCCGGGACGGGCGCCGCCTTCTACACGTCGACCAATCTGCTCGACTGGACGTACCGAGGCGCGTATTCGGCCGGCTGGTTCGTGGAGTGTCCTGACCTGTACCAGTTGCCGATCGATGGGAACACCAACAATCAGAAATGGGTCCTTCAGGACGCCAGCGGCGAGTACGTGATCGGGTCGCTCGACGCGAACGGACTGTTCGTCGCGGATTCGACGACCCAGCAGCGGATGGAGTGGGGCGTCTCGGGTGCGGCGTTCCCGCCGTCCACCTGGTACGCGTCACAGACTTTCAACCAGCTGCCGAACGGCCGGATCGTCCAGCTCGGATGGCAGCCGAGCAACGCCGGCGTGACCTGGACCGGCAACGCGTCGTTCCCGGTCGAGCTCGGTCTGAAGACGTACCCGGAAGGCCTTCGGATCACGCGCAATCCGGTGAGTGAGATCGCGGGCATCCGGACGTCGACCCAGACCTGGGGGACGCGCACGATCACGACGGCTCCGGCGACCGATCCGTTCACCGGGATCTCGGCCGACACCTACGAGATCAACGCCCAGTTCGACCTGACCGGCGCCACCGCGTAG
- a CDS encoding carbohydrate ABC transporter permease: MRLNDRRFALVLIAPAALFLAVFVAWPLVRFVSNAFYQISPIAGGPRTFVGFGNFATAFGSTAFQGAALRTIVYTVIVVTLEFTFGLAVALLFAALGDRSTVFRTVFMYPLMVAPVVAGLLWRFLLIDNFGILNELLRRIGLLHSTDQIGWLSDPRIALFSVAMPDIWLTTSFITLVLFAGLQNVPGEVIEAARIDGVPFPTLLFRVILPLLRPVIAVALIVRGIDAARAFDIILIQTNGGPQDSTTTLSLLIYRTMTRNGDPGLASAMGTVYLIAMLVVAAIAILAIWRPGGEEA, encoded by the coding sequence GTGCGCCTCAACGACCGCCGGTTCGCGCTCGTACTGATCGCCCCGGCCGCCTTGTTCCTGGCCGTCTTCGTGGCCTGGCCACTGGTCAGGTTCGTCTCGAACGCGTTCTACCAGATCTCCCCCATTGCCGGCGGTCCGCGGACGTTCGTGGGCTTCGGCAACTTCGCCACGGCCTTCGGCTCGACGGCGTTCCAAGGAGCCGCGCTGCGGACGATCGTCTACACGGTCATCGTGGTCACGCTCGAGTTCACCTTCGGCCTGGCCGTCGCGCTGCTCTTCGCGGCGCTCGGCGACCGCTCGACCGTGTTCCGGACCGTGTTCATGTATCCGCTGATGGTCGCTCCGGTGGTCGCCGGCCTGCTCTGGCGGTTCCTGCTGATCGACAACTTCGGCATCCTCAACGAACTGCTCCGACGGATCGGCCTGCTGCACAGTACGGACCAGATCGGCTGGCTGAGCGACCCGCGGATCGCGTTGTTCTCGGTCGCGATGCCCGATATCTGGCTGACCACCTCGTTCATCACGCTCGTCCTCTTCGCGGGCCTGCAGAACGTGCCCGGCGAGGTGATCGAGGCGGCCCGGATCGACGGCGTACCGTTCCCGACCTTGCTGTTCCGGGTCATCCTGCCGTTGCTGCGACCGGTGATCGCGGTCGCGCTGATCGTCCGCGGGATCGACGCGGCCCGGGCGTTCGACATCATCCTGATCCAGACCAACGGCGGCCCGCAGGACAGTACGACGACCCTCAGCCTACTGATCTACCGCACGATGACGCGGAACGGGGATCCCGGCCTCGCCAGCGCGATGGGCACCGTGTACCTGATCGCGATGCTGGTGGTCGCCGCGATCGCGATTCTCGCCATCTGGCGGCCGGGAGGCGAGGAGGCATGA
- a CDS encoding NosD domain-containing protein, whose product MPSTIYDVTTWTIPSSPSTTAYTDIGAIVNSIIADIKTNQPSQASKPGAVIYIPPGDYSLKTRIVIDISYLQLKGSGHGFTSTSIRYNAGNTSAWHEIWPGGSRIRVENTDGNAEAILISRSGDPRLSSIELLDFCLDGVSFTPNQNSYLNGKYGIRSTTATDSLRIRGLGMVYLEHGIVITDADALHIQGNFLCENGNCIELIGSGQASMVNDNMIGAGYVGFSIFAENHFGLIVSGNNIFPRGKSSVHLKNCTNNNISTNRLHAFYPGMIQCEGACHNNLIGSNHFLRVPESFPAMTGFNNGLADLFGLIQLNGSGNTVVGNHFSFDVPSANITPSGATPTMVLVKSGSNNYVATNHTAANVAVHTVVLDGSTVNTKVLDCGTTAEFQALSGATYGFRATP is encoded by the coding sequence ATGCCCTCCACGATCTACGACGTCACCACCTGGACCATCCCGAGCAGCCCGTCGACCACCGCCTACACCGACATCGGCGCGATCGTGAACAGCATCATCGCCGACATCAAGACCAACCAGCCGTCGCAGGCCTCCAAGCCGGGCGCGGTGATCTACATCCCGCCGGGCGACTACTCGCTGAAGACCCGGATCGTGATCGACATCAGCTACCTGCAGCTCAAGGGATCCGGCCACGGCTTCACCTCGACGAGTATCCGGTACAACGCCGGCAACACCTCTGCCTGGCACGAGATCTGGCCGGGCGGCAGCCGGATCCGGGTCGAGAACACCGACGGGAACGCCGAGGCGATCCTGATCAGCCGCAGCGGCGACCCGCGGCTCAGCTCGATCGAACTCCTGGACTTCTGCCTCGACGGCGTCTCGTTCACGCCGAACCAGAACAGCTATCTGAACGGCAAGTACGGCATCCGGTCGACCACCGCCACCGACTCGCTGCGGATCCGCGGCCTGGGGATGGTCTACCTGGAGCACGGGATCGTGATCACCGACGCCGACGCGCTGCACATCCAGGGCAACTTCCTCTGCGAGAACGGCAACTGCATCGAGCTGATCGGCTCCGGGCAGGCCAGCATGGTCAACGACAACATGATCGGCGCGGGCTACGTCGGCTTCTCGATCTTCGCCGAGAACCACTTCGGCCTGATCGTCTCCGGGAACAACATCTTCCCGCGGGGCAAGAGCTCGGTGCACCTGAAGAACTGCACGAACAACAACATCAGCACGAACCGCCTGCACGCCTTCTACCCCGGGATGATCCAGTGCGAAGGCGCCTGCCACAACAACCTGATCGGGTCGAACCACTTCCTCCGCGTCCCCGAGTCGTTCCCGGCGATGACCGGCTTCAACAACGGGCTGGCCGATCTCTTCGGGCTGATCCAGCTGAACGGCAGCGGCAACACGGTGGTCGGCAATCACTTCTCGTTCGACGTGCCGTCCGCGAACATCACGCCGTCCGGTGCGACCCCGACGATGGTCCTGGTGAAGTCGGGGAGCAACAACTACGTGGCGACCAACCACACGGCCGCGAACGTCGCCGTACACACGGTCGTCCTGGACGGATCGACCGTGAACACGAAGGTCCTGGACTGCGGTACGACCGCGGAGTTCCAGGCGCTGAGCGGAGCGACGTACGGCTTCCGAGCCACGCCATGA
- a CDS encoding glycoside hydrolase family 172 protein — MEFWQPNSPLGGLAHVKSGRSRRESSWDRSGGNRDFAVVPAGETFVIADIAGAGRIEHIWLTTRCYSEKYLRKLVIEMFWDGEDNPSVRAPLGDFFGVGHAVAKHYISLPLNAVFGPRRGPKGPFAAAMNSYFPMPFGSHAKIQIRNESDQPIENLFYYVDYELSAEPIPDDVARFHAYYRQEKPTTAVRHTSDLENPAPWDLPGTNLTGDDNYVILDATGKGHYVGCVLSIDNFDASNQVFTWPGEGDDMFFIDGEVWPPSLHGTGTEDYFGAAWGFPSGEYAGPYHGITLGASPQEHFGLWSMFRWHIEDPVRFEKSLRVSIEHGHANDQGNDYSSVAYWYQLGEHAPHADLPPVEERLPRRWPEHGLWDE; from the coding sequence ATGGAGTTCTGGCAACCCAACAGCCCGCTCGGCGGCCTGGCGCACGTCAAGTCCGGCCGGTCGCGGCGCGAGTCGAGCTGGGACCGCAGCGGCGGCAACCGGGACTTCGCGGTGGTGCCCGCGGGCGAGACGTTCGTGATCGCGGACATCGCCGGTGCCGGGCGGATCGAGCACATCTGGCTCACCACCCGGTGCTACTCGGAGAAGTACCTGCGCAAGCTCGTGATCGAGATGTTCTGGGACGGCGAGGACAACCCGAGCGTCCGCGCCCCGCTCGGCGACTTCTTCGGCGTCGGGCACGCGGTCGCGAAGCACTACATCTCGCTGCCGTTGAACGCCGTGTTCGGCCCGCGGCGCGGTCCGAAGGGCCCGTTCGCGGCGGCGATGAACAGCTACTTCCCGATGCCGTTCGGCAGCCATGCCAAGATCCAGATCCGCAACGAGAGCGACCAGCCGATCGAGAACCTGTTCTACTACGTCGACTACGAGCTCAGCGCCGAACCGATCCCGGACGACGTCGCCCGGTTCCACGCGTACTACCGGCAGGAGAAGCCGACCACCGCCGTACGTCATACCAGCGACCTCGAGAACCCGGCGCCGTGGGATCTGCCCGGGACGAACCTGACCGGCGACGACAACTACGTCATCCTCGATGCGACCGGCAAGGGGCACTACGTTGGCTGTGTGCTCAGCATCGACAACTTCGACGCCTCCAACCAGGTGTTCACCTGGCCCGGCGAAGGCGACGACATGTTCTTCATCGACGGCGAGGTCTGGCCGCCGTCGCTGCACGGGACCGGTACTGAGGACTACTTCGGTGCGGCCTGGGGGTTCCCGAGCGGCGAGTACGCCGGTCCGTACCACGGCATCACGCTCGGCGCGAGCCCGCAGGAGCACTTCGGGCTGTGGAGCATGTTCCGCTGGCACATCGAGGACCCGGTCCGGTTCGAGAAGAGCCTGCGGGTGTCGATCGAGCACGGACACGCCAACGACCAGGGCAACGACTACTCCAGCGTCGCGTACTGGTACCAGTTGGGCGAGCACGCTCCGCACGCCGACCTGCCGCCGGTCGAGGAGCGGTTGCCGCGGCGCTGGCCGGAGCACGGCCTCTGGGACGAGTGA
- a CDS encoding M13 family metallopeptidase produces the protein MTAGSDEAQAVRPQDDLYRFVNGAWLAEHEIPADKAIHGAFHALWDTAEQDVRAIVEKTVAAGHAEGSEPRKIADLYTSFLDTETIERLGAEPIAEQLALVQGVTDAAGLVSVLGQLELQGVPGVFHYWVDADAKQSDQNIVHLTQGGLSLPDESYYREDNFAEIRTAYVAHVAKMLELAGLADPAGAADRILELETRIAGAHWDRVKERDVQLTYNKLDRAGLDKLMPDFDWSSWLAGAGVPESAFEQVVVREPDFLTAAAAALQEVDVDRWKEWLSWRIVHSAAPLLSQAFVDENFAFYGKKLTGAPELRERWKRGVAAVESALGEALGRLYVAEHFPPDAKARMVELVQNLVAAYRQRIEALDWMGPETRQRALDKLGTFVPKIGYPDEWKDYSALEIDPADLFGNVRRSVAVETARDLDKLGKPVDRNEWRMTPQTVNAYYNPRMNEIVFPAGILQPPFFGLDADDATNYGAIGAVIGHEIGHGFDDQGSRYDADGNLNDWWTDEDRAAFEQRTDKLVAQYDALEPAEVPGQKVNGKLTLGENIGDLGGLSIAYVAYQLSLDGTESEEELQAGAERFFAAWAHAWATKTRPEEAARRLTIDPHSPPEFRCNAVVKNIDAFHTTYKTTESDGMWLAPEDRVRIW, from the coding sequence ATGACAGCAGGAAGCGACGAAGCGCAGGCGGTGCGCCCGCAGGACGATCTGTACCGGTTCGTGAACGGTGCGTGGCTCGCGGAGCACGAGATCCCCGCGGACAAGGCGATCCACGGTGCGTTCCACGCGCTCTGGGACACCGCCGAGCAGGACGTGCGTGCGATCGTCGAGAAGACCGTCGCCGCGGGGCACGCCGAGGGCAGTGAGCCGCGGAAGATCGCCGACCTCTACACCAGCTTCCTGGACACCGAGACGATCGAGCGGCTGGGCGCGGAGCCGATCGCCGAGCAGCTCGCGCTGGTGCAGGGCGTGACGGACGCGGCCGGACTGGTCTCGGTGCTCGGGCAGCTCGAGCTGCAGGGTGTCCCGGGCGTGTTCCACTACTGGGTCGACGCCGACGCCAAGCAGTCCGACCAGAACATCGTCCACCTGACCCAGGGCGGCCTCAGCCTCCCCGACGAGTCGTACTACCGCGAGGACAACTTCGCCGAGATCCGCACGGCGTACGTCGCACACGTGGCCAAGATGCTCGAACTCGCCGGCCTCGCGGACCCGGCCGGCGCGGCCGATCGGATCCTCGAGCTGGAGACCCGGATCGCCGGCGCGCACTGGGACCGGGTGAAGGAGCGCGACGTCCAGCTCACGTACAACAAGCTCGACCGGGCCGGGCTGGACAAGCTGATGCCGGACTTCGACTGGTCGAGCTGGCTGGCCGGTGCCGGCGTACCGGAGAGCGCGTTCGAGCAGGTCGTGGTCCGCGAGCCGGACTTCCTGACCGCGGCGGCCGCCGCCTTGCAGGAGGTCGACGTCGACCGGTGGAAGGAGTGGTTGAGCTGGCGGATCGTGCACAGCGCCGCACCGCTGCTGAGCCAGGCCTTCGTCGACGAGAACTTCGCCTTCTACGGCAAGAAGCTGACCGGTGCGCCCGAGCTGCGCGAGCGCTGGAAGCGCGGCGTCGCCGCGGTCGAGTCGGCGCTCGGCGAGGCGCTCGGCCGTCTGTACGTCGCGGAGCACTTCCCGCCGGACGCCAAGGCCCGGATGGTCGAGCTCGTGCAAAACCTGGTCGCGGCCTACCGGCAGCGGATCGAGGCGTTGGACTGGATGGGTCCGGAGACCCGGCAGCGGGCGCTGGACAAGCTCGGCACGTTCGTGCCCAAGATCGGGTACCCGGACGAGTGGAAGGACTACTCCGCGCTTGAGATCGACCCGGCCGACCTGTTCGGCAACGTCCGTCGCTCGGTCGCGGTGGAGACCGCGCGCGACCTCGACAAGCTCGGCAAGCCCGTCGACCGGAACGAGTGGCGGATGACGCCGCAGACCGTGAACGCGTACTACAACCCGCGGATGAACGAGATCGTCTTCCCGGCCGGCATCCTGCAGCCGCCGTTCTTCGGTCTGGACGCCGACGACGCCACCAACTACGGCGCGATCGGCGCGGTGATCGGCCACGAGATCGGTCACGGCTTCGACGACCAGGGCTCGCGCTACGACGCCGACGGCAACCTGAACGACTGGTGGACCGACGAGGACCGCGCCGCCTTCGAACAGCGCACCGACAAGCTCGTCGCGCAGTACGACGCCCTCGAGCCGGCCGAGGTCCCCGGCCAGAAGGTGAACGGCAAACTCACCCTCGGCGAGAACATCGGCGACCTGGGCGGCCTGTCGATCGCCTATGTCGCCTACCAGCTGTCCCTGGACGGCACCGAGTCCGAGGAAGAGCTGCAGGCCGGCGCGGAACGCTTCTTCGCTGCCTGGGCGCACGCCTGGGCGACCAAGACCCGCCCCGAAGAAGCCGCCCGCCGGCTCACCATCGACCCGCACTCACCGCCGGAGTTCCGTTGCAACGCCGTGGTGAAGAACATCGACGCGTTCCACACCACTTACAAGACAACGGAATCCGACGGCATGTGGCTCGCTCCCGAGGACCGGGTGCGAATCTGGTAG
- a CDS encoding ABC transporter substrate-binding protein, with protein MKLRSTSGRLRAAAAGLALVTSVALAGCGAGGSSAGTAGKLTVLVEGGGKAELQPIADLYKKQTGTTVDLVELPYDGLYDRIQTALGAGKASFDVAALDAIWLSAFSAGLSPLDDLFTGDVKGDLFPGLVTEAQVGGSYVGMPVWTNSEILYYRKDLFSSPKEKAAFQAKYGYPLVPPTTWKQYKDVAAFFTRDTNGDGQTDLYGTDVKGAVETEWLATVSQTGEKTMVLDPKSGDVTIDDADHLAALNFYTSLLPYAPPGAAQLDWAGAQNLFYQGKLAMMRFWGHAYTQTPANAAVKGKIGVAPMIAGPGGIAGVPGAWYLSVPKATSHQAEAKKFIAFAYQHNDLSIKTSLGLVSRISAFESQAGVAGHENYPAILTTLKSPATIARPATPKWQQIVTTVLTPMLQKAVVKGADNAALLKQAKTQIQAIVK; from the coding sequence ATGAAGCTTCGCAGCACGAGCGGTCGTCTCCGGGCCGCCGCGGCCGGCCTCGCCCTCGTGACGAGTGTGGCCTTGGCCGGGTGCGGTGCCGGCGGAAGTTCCGCCGGTACGGCCGGAAAGCTGACGGTCCTGGTGGAGGGCGGCGGCAAGGCCGAACTCCAGCCGATCGCGGACCTGTACAAGAAGCAGACCGGCACGACGGTCGACCTGGTCGAGCTGCCGTACGACGGCCTCTACGACCGGATCCAGACCGCGCTCGGGGCCGGCAAGGCGTCGTTCGACGTCGCGGCGCTCGACGCTATCTGGTTGAGCGCGTTCTCGGCCGGCCTGTCGCCGCTCGACGACCTGTTCACCGGCGACGTGAAAGGTGACCTGTTCCCGGGCCTGGTGACCGAGGCACAGGTCGGCGGTTCGTACGTCGGGATGCCGGTCTGGACGAACTCCGAGATCCTCTACTACCGCAAGGACCTGTTCAGCAGCCCGAAGGAGAAGGCAGCCTTCCAGGCGAAGTACGGGTACCCGCTGGTGCCGCCGACCACATGGAAGCAGTACAAGGACGTGGCCGCGTTCTTCACCCGGGACACCAACGGTGACGGCCAGACCGATCTGTACGGCACGGACGTGAAGGGCGCCGTCGAGACCGAATGGCTCGCCACCGTCTCGCAGACCGGTGAGAAGACGATGGTCCTCGACCCCAAGAGCGGCGACGTGACGATCGACGACGCCGACCACCTGGCCGCGCTGAACTTCTACACCAGCCTGCTGCCGTACGCGCCACCGGGCGCCGCGCAGCTCGACTGGGCCGGCGCGCAGAACCTGTTCTACCAGGGGAAACTCGCGATGATGCGGTTCTGGGGACACGCCTACACGCAGACGCCGGCCAACGCCGCGGTGAAGGGCAAGATCGGGGTCGCGCCGATGATCGCCGGCCCGGGCGGTATCGCCGGCGTACCCGGCGCCTGGTACCTGTCGGTGCCGAAGGCAACGAGTCACCAGGCCGAGGCGAAGAAGTTCATCGCGTTCGCCTACCAGCACAACGACCTGTCGATCAAGACCTCGCTGGGTCTTGTCTCGCGGATCTCGGCGTTCGAGTCGCAGGCCGGTGTCGCCGGACACGAGAACTACCCGGCCATCCTCACCACGCTCAAGTCCCCCGCGACGATCGCCCGGCCGGCGACCCCCAAGTGGCAGCAGATCGTCACCACCGTGCTGACACCGATGCTGCAGAAGGCCGTCGTCAAGGGCGCGGACAACGCGGCCCTACTGAAACAGGCCAAAACCCAGATCCAGGCCATCGTCAAGTAG
- a CDS encoding phytanoyl-CoA dioxygenase family protein, translating into MLTSNGYVLDERRLGELAPVPDAERADRDVLRARLQRDGYLYLTGLLDPVVVLAFREYYFGLTGAAADRATYRKVLFEQIVPGPEYAAFCAQPALKGWFEWFLDGEPFLHRRKIIRQTAPGENGIGTATQAHYDLVYLRGGSDQVLSAWIPLGDCPISRGGLTYLEGSHHRVLVEEAAGRLKRPAASITADLPALAIEYDANWLVTDYRAGDVVVHTAHTVHAALDNVSEDMRLSTDIRYQRADDAIDTRWQHHWHDRDGL; encoded by the coding sequence GTGCTGACGTCTAACGGATACGTACTGGATGAGCGCCGGCTGGGGGAGCTTGCGCCCGTACCTGATGCGGAGCGTGCTGACCGGGACGTACTGCGGGCGCGCCTGCAGCGGGACGGGTACCTGTACCTGACCGGCCTGCTGGACCCCGTGGTGGTGCTGGCGTTCCGCGAGTATTACTTCGGGCTCACGGGTGCCGCTGCGGACAGAGCGACGTACCGGAAGGTCTTGTTCGAACAGATCGTGCCCGGGCCGGAGTACGCCGCCTTCTGTGCGCAGCCGGCGCTCAAGGGGTGGTTCGAGTGGTTCCTGGACGGGGAACCGTTCCTGCACCGCCGCAAGATCATCCGGCAGACCGCTCCGGGCGAGAACGGCATCGGTACGGCGACGCAGGCGCACTACGACCTGGTGTACCTGCGCGGCGGCAGCGACCAGGTGCTGTCCGCCTGGATCCCGCTGGGCGACTGCCCGATCAGTCGCGGTGGATTGACGTATCTGGAGGGCAGCCACCACCGCGTGCTCGTCGAAGAGGCTGCCGGCCGGCTCAAGCGGCCCGCAGCCTCCATCACGGCCGACCTTCCCGCGCTGGCCATCGAGTACGACGCCAACTGGCTCGTCACGGACTACCGGGCCGGAGACGTCGTCGTCCACACCGCGCACACCGTTCACGCCGCACTGGACAACGTCTCCGAGGACATGCGGCTCTCGACCGACATCCGCTACCAGCGCGCCGACGACGCCATCGACACCCGCTGGCAGCACCACTGGCACGACCGCGACGGATTGTGA